A window of Komagataella phaffii GS115 chromosome 1, complete sequence contains these coding sequences:
- a CDS encoding Actin-related protein translates to MDFGITSLILDGSNGTKTYAGLSTEEAPSLIISNDYKKLDDGISFERIDSSPYGEIFTMYNDGLIYNWDALEEQWKFIYEKHYKLESKEMPLILTENHWNSKKNQVNTCQLAFEKFEVPVFSMLNSQSCTSYGTGRATSLIIDLNDAFISVTPIVNGSIMTKGAIHNKFGGDFLNLHTLRYLQRKSGDEIDIEEQIASQGGNATTLSSVKAYRVNRFLKQFRRNIGSMSQYILPPVVEGLSSDYHLTAKDYLINGFVVKDINPLDQCQMVEPLMQPFSYTNAFHPNISVSQENTYGLSELVLNSLKKLETTQNVYQALLKGIVITGENSFIPGLEQRLINDLVKILSNYTIETYSNVNLDERNLATWNGALILSSMNSGNFDNIFISKKEYEEFGENAVLEKFK, encoded by the coding sequence atggATTTTGGAATCACATCTTTGATTCTAGACGGTAGCAATGGAACCAAGACATACGCAGGTTTAAGTACAGAAGAGGCCCCATCTTTGATAATTTCTAATGACTACAAGAAGCTTGATGACGGCATTAGTTTTGAGAGAATTGACTCCTCCCCATATGGTGAGATCTTCACCATGTACAATGATGGGCTTATCTATAACTGGGACGCCCTTGAAGAACAATGGAAGTTCATATACGAGAAGCACTACAAATTGGAAAGTAAAGAAATGCCTCTCATTCTTACCGAGAATCACTGGAATAGTAAAAAGAATCAAGTTAACACCTGCCAGTTAGCATTCgaaaagtttgaagtcCCTGTATTCAGTATGCTGAATAGCCAGTCATGTACTAGTTATGGTACCGGTAGGGCCACATCTTTAATTATTGATTTGAACGATGCTTTCATCAGTGTTACACCTATTGTTAATGGTAGCATTATGACTAAAGGTGCAATTCACAACAAATTTGGTGGAGATTTTTTAAATTTGCATACTTTACGATACCTGCAACGCAAGTCTGgagatgaaattgatataGAAGAACAAATCGCATCGCAGGGAGGTAATGCTACCACTTTATCGTCCGTTAAAGCTTATAGAGTGAACCGATTCCTCAAACAGTTCCGAAGGAATATAGGATCCATGAGTCAATATATCCTACCTCCTGTTGTAGAAGGCTTATCATCGGACTACCATCTCACCGCGAAGGATTATTTGATCAATGGATTCGTGGTCAAAGATATAAATCCCCTGGATCAATGTCAAATGGTGGAACCTTTGATGCAACCATTTAGTTATACCAATGCTTTCCATCCTAACATTAGTGTTTCACAGGAAAATACTTACGGACTGTCGGAGCTAGTTTTGAATTCGTTGAAAAAACTAGAGACTACTCAAAATGTCTACCAGGCTTTGTTAAAGGGTATAGTAATCACAGGAGAAAACTCTTTCATACCTGGACTTGAACAAAGGCTTATTAACGACTTGGTCAAAATACTATCCAATTACACTATCGAAACCTACTCTAACGTCAACTTagatgaaagaaatttggCAACTTGGAACGGTGCACTGATTCTATCTTCCATGAACAGTGGCAATTTTGATAATATTTTCATTAGTAAGAAGGAGTATGAGGAGTTTGGAGAGAATGCGGTCTTGGAGAAGTTTAAATAG
- a CDS encoding Fatty acid transporter and very long-chain fatty acyl-CoA synthetase — translation MITELVDYLDTKFRVREDIYIVPTVLKRCFHHLYNCYKHRVNFWYQFEETVGRYPDKNALIFPRKNTATNGFDLEIYTYKELYEVVLRLSHILVEEYGVCPDEIVAMDYANKPMFIFLWFALWNIGAKPAFLNFNVTKNPLIHCLKVVESSHFFVDVDVLPTVKDTLDELQEKSPSLSISVLNEDTLMQRLLDPESLGFRQADQRRNYMDNDYDIGALIYTSGTTGLPKSAIMSWRKAFMASSFFGHVMRISSDSVVFTAMPLYHSTAAMLGVLPAFGIGGCVVLAPKFSVSSFWTQAKVTGATHIQYVGEVCRYLMNSSVHPDEKNHHVKVAYGNGLRSDIWRQFKQRFNIEAVGEFYAATEAPFATTCFQTGNFGIGACRSYGKFVNSVLQFQHCILKIDPEDSTRLYRDKTGRCHVADFDEPGELVMKIFFPRNPKSTFQGYLNNKRETESKVARNVFHKNDAWYRSGDLLRMDKDGLLYFIDRLGDTFRWKSENVSTTEVENEVLQVKGVKQCCVVGAQVLNHEGRAGYCVIEKIEGLTTEKVLESVAHHIQTTLPSYARPVFVRFDNIPMTDNHKVSKKDFKDPQLPRNKCEEIVYYLNGKTKEYQSLTDEVWSQILDGNIRL, via the coding sequence ATGATCACTGAACTCGTTGATTATTTAGATACCAAATTTCGAGTCAGAGAGGACATATACATTGTGCCTACAGTATTAAAGCGATGCTTTCACCATTTATATAACTGTTACAAGCATAGAGTAAACTTCTGGTAtcagtttgaagaaacgGTGGGTCGATACCCAGATAAAAATGCTTTAATTTTCCCAAGAAAAAACACCGCTACTAATGGATTTGATTTGGAGATATACACATACAAAGAATTATATGAGGTGGTTCTCAGGCTAAGTCATATCTTAGTGGAGGAGTATGGAGTTTGTCCGGACGAGATTGTAGCGATGGACTACGCCAATAAACCTAtgttcattttcctttggTTTGCATTATGGAACATAGGAGCCAAACCAGCATTTTTAAATTTTAACGTTACGAAGAACCCTCTCATTCATTGCCTGAAAGTCGTCGAGTCTTCGCACTTCTTCGTTGATGTCGACGTTTTACCAACCGTGAAGGACACTTTAGACgaacttcaagaaaagtCACCATCCTTGTCAATCTCAGTGTTAAATGAGGACACACTGATGCAACGATTATTAGACCCAGAATCACTGGGTTTTAGACAGGCAGATCAGAGGAGAAACTACATGGACAATGATTACGATATTGGAGCCCTGATCTATACAAGTGGAACCACAGGCCTTCCTAAGTCAGCTATCATGAGCTGGAGGAAAGCATTCATGGCATCCTCATTTTTTGGCCATGTTATGAGGATCAGCTCAGACAGTGTAGTTTTTACTGCCATGCCGTTATATCATTCTACAGCTGCCATGTTGGGTGTACTACCAGCATTTGGTATTGGAGGCTGTGTAGTTCTTGCTCCCAAGTTTTCTGTTTCCTCATTTTGGACTCAAGCGAAAGTTACTGGCGCCACTCATATCCAGTACGTTGGGGAAGTTTGTAGGTATTTGATGAACAGTAGTGTTCATccagatgaaaagaatcaTCATGTGAAAGTTGCATACGGAAATGGTTTACGGAGTGATATATGGAGACAGTTTAAACAAAGGTTTAATATTGAAGCTGTGGGAGAGTTTTATGCAGCCACGGAGGCTCCATTTGCAACTACGTGTTTTCAAACAGGAAACTTTGGCATTGGAGCTTGCCGAAGTTACGGCAAGTTCGTCAACTCTGTATTGCAGTTCCAGCATTgcattttgaaaattgatcCTGAGGATTCAACCAGACTCTACAGAGATAAGACAGGGCGCTGTCACGTAGCAGATTTTGATGAGCCCGGGGAATTAGTGATGAAAATATTCTTCCCAAGGAATCCAAAATCTACATTTCAGGGTTACCTAAACAATAAGAGAGAAACAGAATCAAAAGTCGCACGCAATGTATTCCACAAAAACGATGCATGGTATCGATCTGGTGATCTTTTACGGATGGATAAAGACGGTTTATTGTACTTCATAGACCGTCTTGGAGATACTTTTCGCTGGAAATCAGAAAATGTATCTACCACTGAGGTTGAAAACGAAGTTCTACAAGTGAAAGGAGTGAAACAATGTTGTGTCGTTGGGGCTCAGGTGCTCAACCACGAAGGGCGGGCTGGGTATTGtgttattgaaaaaatagaaGGACTAACTACAGAGAAAGTTCTAGAGTCTGTTGCACATCATATACAGACAACGCTGCCATCGTACGCTAGACCAGTATTTGTCAGATTTGACAATATCCCAATGACTGACAATCACAAGgtatcaaagaaagatttcaaagaccCTCAGCTGCCTAGAAACAAATGTGAAGAAATTGTATATTATTTGAACGGGAAGACCAAAGAGTATCAATCTCTTACTGATGAAGTTTGGTCTCAAATTCTTGACGGTAACATCAGACTCTAA
- a CDS encoding Chromatin modification-related protein EAF6, whose protein sequence is MPEPTKQTEYEKLKKELHQKVLRKKQMDDELTAIEEDIFNMETAYLTNNSSYGNIIKGFENFTKSSHSNNNPAARKRYQFTDNDRIFSLSSSTYVRHLKKINEENGADRVNFDAECMDDEEGDEEEDEKSSNGQKKKKRDD, encoded by the coding sequence ATGCCCGAGCCAACAAAACAAACTGAGTACgaaaaactgaaaaaagaGCTCCATCAAAAAGTATTAAGAAAGAAGCAGATGGACGATGAGCTAACCGCTATAGAAGAGGATATATTCAATATGGAGACAGCTTATCTTACCAATAATAGTTCCTATGGTAACATCATTAAAggctttgaaaacttcacTAAAAGTTCCCATTCAAACAACAATCCTGCAGCAAGGAAGAGATATCAGTTTACTGACAATGATAGAATATTTTCCCTCAGTAGTTCGACCTACGTTAGgcatttgaagaaaatcaatgaagagaatggaGCAGACAGAGTCAACTTTGATGCTGAATGCATGGATGACGAGGAGGGggatgaagaggaagacgagAAATCTAGCAATGggcaaaaaaagaaaaagaggGATGACTGA
- a CDS encoding Integral membrane protein required for efficient mating → MLFLPILYLRKCPRVILLLTLFTTFFLLAFLLMGASKPAKSFSSIYLVEYKFNQTSPMFPLLEQAYKNQDAKGLSLMSVKAGYMGICVDTPKLLQGNSTDEMKELGSQITCTSRDSIGKFNKDFMGVSLYSSGTNTTAAFIDLVSIVDAFSNRMVKPYLLMAILVLSICLFCNLLYSALPFMPCKPIAERSALVLSTITSFLWGVGAMWSHVASHSISIVQPSSMRIITGKVGLKAEIITWISFSFLLAVCLGCWGLYLRDRRNTRKAVLPIEKKLRQGL, encoded by the coding sequence ATGCTATTCTTACCGATTTTGTACCTAAGAAAATGTCCGAGGGTAATCTTATTGCTTACTCTCTTTACTACGTTTTTTTTATTGGCTTTTCTCCTTATGGGAGCATCCAAGCCAGCAAAAAGCTTCTCAAGCATCTATTTGGTTGAGTACAAATTCAACCAAACATCTCCGATGTTTCCCTTGTTGGAACAAGCTTACAAAAACCAGGATGCCAAAGGATTGAGCTTGATGTCAGTCAAGGCTGGCTACATGGGAATTTGTGTGGATACTCCAAAGTTGCTTCAGGGAAATAGCACAGATGAAATGAAAGAGCTTGGTAGCCAGATCACTTGCACTTCTAGAGACTCAATTGGAAAATTCAATAAGGATTTCATGGGCGTGTCACTGTACAGCTCAGGAACTAACACTACAGCTGCATTTATTGATCTTGTCTCAATAGTGGATGCTTTCTCCAATAGGATGGTAAAACCGTACCTCCTAATGGCTATTTTGGTactttcaatttgtttgttttgtAATCTCCTTTACTCTGCGTTACCTTTCATGCCTTGTAAACCAATCGCCGAAAGGAGTGCGCTAGTTTTGTCAACCATAACGTCTTTTCTTTGGGGAGTGGGTGCCATGTGGAGCCATGTAGCCTCTCACAGTATTAGTATTGTGCAGCCCAGCTCAATGAGAATAATTACGGGCAAAGTAGGCCTAAAAGCAGAGATTATCACCTGGATTTCGTTCAGCTTTCTTCTCGCGGTTTGTTTAGGATGCTGGGGTCTATATCTGAGGGACAGAAGAAATACTAGGAAAGCGGTGTTGCCAATTGAGAAAAAGTTGAGGCAGGGACTCTAG
- a CDS encoding Protein phosphatase required for mitotic exit, translating into MNSSFIASRLFLSLVPFNITSQLAMPKPNTDAIEFLKGRVYLGSYDHDPNDTDKVVYFTLEDSLIYNSFHLDFGPLHMGHLYRFAVVLHNILNDEDNRGKAVVFYSTTDSRARTNAACMLCCYMVLVQSWSPHQVLHPICQVDPPFMMFRDAGYSHADFEISIQDVVYAVWRAKERKMIDLTSFNLEEYEQYERVDQGDLNVISKDFIAFASPKQSRKNGPLNQPFKKVLDYFCKNDVQLVVRLNSHLYDSEEFSKRGIQHIDMIFDDGTCPTLEYVQKFVGAAETVIAKGGKIAVHCKAGLGRTGCLIGAHLIYTHGFTANECIAYMRMVRPGMVVGPQQHWLYLHQNEFRDWRHSMVLSNVPDPELGGLYPLINYEEFKRLRKLDAMEDESLSSTPMRSRKISGQFKSAHTAVPLESPGQPRKYKQSQSQNSDDEDYETYIDGEIISSTSKENEMTPRRNRSLYEVETYHTSPVRSLTNPNGNVTLCRTKTTTKMTISSSPPYSTQDTDTIKLPKNRARISSGRRTPSQTLTGEKLLGQGIRKISNRRSRIQQ; encoded by the coding sequence ATGAATTCTTCATTCATCGCATCTAGGTTGTTTCTTTCCCTGGTACCTTTTAATATTACCTCTCAATTAGCTATGCCAAAACCTAACACTGATGCTATAGAGTTTCTTAAAGGTAGAGTCTATTTGGGCTCTTATGACCATGATCCCAATGACACAGATAAAGTGGTATACTTTactttggaagattctttgatttataattcttttcatctaGATTTCGGCCCACTGCATATGGGTCACTTGTATCGATTTGCTGTCGTACTTCATAACATCCTGAATGATGAAGACAATAGGGGAAAGGCAGTGGTATTTTACTCGACCACCGATTCTAGAGCAAGGACAAATGCTGCTTGCATGTTATGCTGTTACATGGTTTTGGTACAGAGTTGGTCACCTCACCAGGTGTTACATCCTATCTGTCAAGTAGATCCTCCGTTTATGATGTTCAGAGACGCTGGTTACTCACATGctgactttgaaattagCATTCAGGATGTCGTATATGCTGTTTGGAGGGCCAAGGAGCGCAAGATGATAGATCTGACATCTTTTAACTTGGAAGAATACGAACAATATGAGCGAGTGGACCAAGGAGATTTGAATGTTATTTCTAAAGACTTCATTGCATTTGCCTCTCCAAAGcaatcaagaaagaatGGACCATTGAATCAACCGTTTAAGAAAGTTTTAGACTATTTTTGTAAGAATGATGTGCAACTGGTTGTGCGTTTGAACTCTCACCTCTACGATTCAGAagagttttccaaaaggGGTATACAACATATTGACATGATATTTGATGATGGAACATGCCCTACATTGGAATACGTCCAGAAATTTGTCGGAGCTGCTGAGACAGTGATTGCCAAGGGGGGTAAGATCGCAGTCCATTGTAAGGCTGGACTTGGCCGCACAGGGTGCCTTATTGGCGCCCATTTGATCTACACCCATGGATTTACTGCTAATGAGTGTATTGCGTATATGCGAATGGTCAGGCCGGGTATGGTTGTGGGCCCTCAGCAGCATTGGTTATACTTGCATCAGAACGAGTTTCGTGATTGGAGACACTCTATGGTGTTAAGCAATGTTCCAGATCCAGAATTGGGCGGTTTGTACCCCTTAATAAACTatgaagagttcaaaagACTTCGAAAGCTGGACGCtatggaagatgaaagcCTCTCGAGCACTCCAATGAGAAGCAGGAAGATCTCGGGGCAGTTCAAAAGTGCACATACTGCTGTACCCCTAGAGAGTCCTGGTCAACCTCGTAAGTACAAACAATCCCAATCTCAAAACTCTGATGACGAGGATTATGAGACCTACATCGATGGAGAAATCATTTCCAGTACGTCGAAAGAGAATGAGATGactccaagaagaaataggTCACTCTATGAAGTTGAAACGTACCATACAAGTCCAGTCAGATCGCTGACAAACCCTAATGGGAATGTTACTCTTTGCAGAACGAAAACCACTACCAAGATGACcatctcttcttcaccaCCATATTCAACACAAGACACGGATACTATAAAATTACCCAAAAATAGGGCTAGGATTTCTTCAGGACGGAGAACACCCTCTCAAACGCTTACTGGTGAAAAACTACTGGGACAAGGGATTCGAAAAATCAGCAACAGAAGGTCAAGAATACAGCAATAA
- a CDS encoding Multidrug transporter of the major facilitator superfamily translates to MSSASKLKPQKSPNLPTDDESISSSMNNDQSESNRQLDVVSLTKEASSSSNKRVLEKSTSSYSQTPDQTKRRWTYEPQKTVPRDRRRNLGWVTLIPEYKNPREYDEATKYTIILVVALSAVIGPMGTSILLPVIDEVAADLGTSVTLVNISVGIYLLSLGVLPLWWSSFSERLGRRPIYISSFALFFAFSIGCSLSKSIGMLIGFRVLCGGCSASVQSIGAGTIADLYPPLMRGSRMGLFYLGPLAGPLMAPIIGGALGQGLGWRSTQWFLVIFSACLFILQFFLLPETMRAQDSPEAIRALLKSRQLQNNLENKGDDRNSSQHKASDVEPELETAIEYEETDALLQRIATLASHYDDEVGEESMGQVDRESPAVFDPVMPALSKMETDHRGRVAFLRRRRNRIHERLAHEFQKLLQNKGNNTHVPENLNESRLRVVKRNLYIYLVLPIKSLCFLQYPPVLLSIIYSAPCFAVLYFVNMTLTYCYARSPYNFSPILIGLVYIPNSVTYFIASTVGGRWADVLLKKYKEKHGVLAPEARFGINITIASILFPCALLITGWCLDKKVHWVAPLVGTAIFGFAQMIVIGVNTTYIVDSLPGRGATGIAVNNFVRMILASVASFVTEPLINAIGVGPLFSILAGITLLLISVLIVLKKKGHHWRETYDLERIYDKLDDVN, encoded by the coding sequence ATGTCATCTGCTTCCAAACTTAAACCTCAAAAATCACCGAATTTGCCAACTGATGATGAGTCTATCAGTTCATCTATGAACAATGACCAAAGCGAGTCGAATCGCCAATTGGATGTCGTTTCATTGAccaaagaagcttcttcttcttcaaataaacgtgttttggagaaatcaaCATCAAGTTATTCACAGACGCCAGATCAGACCAAACGGCGATGGACATATGAGCCTCAGAAAACTGTACCTCGAGATCGACGAAGAAACCTTGGATGGGTGACTCTCATACCAGAGTATAAGAATCCCAGAGAGTATGATGAGGCCACCAAATATACCATTATTTTGGTCGTAGCATTATCAGCTGTTATAGGTCCAATGGGTACGTCAATTCTTTTACCAGTCATTGATGAGGTTGCAGCAGATTTGGGAACGAGTGTAACACTGGTTAACATATCTGTTGGTATATATTTGCTTTCATTAGGAGTATTGCCACTGTGGTGGTCCAGTTTCAGTGAACGTTTGGGTAGGCGACCGATATACATATCAAGTTTTGCCTTgttttttgctttttccATCGGCTGCTCTCTATCGAAGTCCATTGGAATGTTGATTGGTTTCCGTGTGTTATGTGGGGGGTGCTCGGCTTCTGTTCAGAGTATTGGGGCAGGAACAATAGCAGACCTATACCCTCCCTTAATGAGAGGTAGTAGGATGGGTCTCTTTTATCTGGGTCCTCTGGCAGGTCCACTAATGGCTCCAATTATTGGTGGTGCACTAGGTCAAGGTCTTGGCTGGAGGTCTACCCAGTGGTTCCTAGTGATTTTTTCAGCATGTCTGTTTatccttcaattttttctaCTGCCAGAGACTATGAGGGCTCAAGATTCACCAGAGGCTATTAGAGCACTTTTGAAGAGTAGACAGCTACAAAACAATTTAGAGAACAAAGGTGATGACCGCAATTCTTCCCAGCATAAAGCATCAGATGTTGAACCAGAACTAGAAACTGCGATTGAATATGAGGAGACGGACGCATTACTTCAGCGGATTGCAACCTTGGCCTCGCACTATGACGACGAGGTAGGTGAAGAAAGTATGGGCCAAGTTGACCGTGAAAGCCCAGCTGTCTTTGACCCTGTAATGCCTGCATTGTCTAAGATGGAGACAGACCACAGAGGTAGAGTTGCTTTCTTAAGACGGCGAAGAAACCGAATTCATGAACGTCTAGCTCatgaatttcaaaaattacTTCAAAATAAAGGGAACAACACCCATGTTCCTGAAAATCTAAACGAAAGCAGGCTGAGAGTTGTTAAACGGAACTTATACATTTACTTGGTGCTTCCCATCAAAAGTCTCTGTTTTTTGCAGTATCCACCTGTTCTTCTCTCTATCATATACTCAGCTCCTTGCTTTGCTGTATTATACTTTGTAAACATGACTTTGACTTACTGTTATGCAAGGAGCCCTTACAATTTTTCTCCGATTTTGATTGGATTGGTTTATATTCCTAATTCTGTGACGTACTTTATTGCCTCTACAGTTGGTGGACGGTGGGCGGATGTATTGCTCAAAAAGtacaaagagaaacatGGTGTGCTTGCCCCAGAAGCCAGGTTTGGAATCAACATTACTATAGCATCAATTTTATTTCCCTGTGCTCTACTAATAACTGGCTGGTGCCTTGATAAGAAGGTTCACTGGGTGGCACCGCTAGTTGGAACCGCTATATTTGGGTTTGCTCAAATGATTGTAATTGGAGTCAACACTACATATATAGTGGACTCGTTGCCGGGCAGAGGAGCTACTGGAATTGCGGTGAACAATTTTGTACGCATGATCCTAGCTTCAGTTGCTTCTTTTGTAACTGAACCATTGATCAATGCAATTGGTGTTGGTCCTTTATTTTCCATTCTGGCGGGAATTACTCTACTGCTGATCAGTGTCTTGATCGTACTTAAAAAGAAAGGTCATCACTGGAGAGAAACCTATGACTTAGAGAGGATATACGACAAGCTAGATGATGTTAATTGA
- a CDS encoding Putative tryptophan 2,3-dioxygenase or indoleamine 2,3-dioxygenase, producing the protein MIDLPRLEDYDVSPITGFLPEELPLEKLPQEYYKPWEDLVSVLSSLILTKRIRNVVDEKMPLLEVDRLANDAQYRRAYSILTFLAHAYVWGVGEPKDKLPIQISQPLLRVSAHLEIPPVLTYSGCVLWNYKEIFKGEDISLDNIDCITTFTGGIDESWFYLVSVYFEYKGANCIVQGLEALKSARNGEIEKVTAHLQQMADAIDELGSVMMQMEDMCDPHIFYFRIRPYLAGWKNMTDAGLPNGVIYGDEKLPRAYSGGSNAQSSLIQALDLLLNVEHHATGENEKVGRPGNSFINEMREYMPGKHRRFLEHLSKVNSIHDYVRSNSDNEELVLSYDACLAMLKSFRDKHIQIVTRYIILQAQKSRNLGSTSTKTVRSGLAKKSSSQQERGTGGTALLPFLKQCRDETGSTAASSWGKRMLIDGMLQLKIKPVAADTIQDDNNIVGLAGSWNNDNNQKKGHW; encoded by the coding sequence ATGATTGATCTGCCAAGATTGGAAGATTACGATGTGAGCCCCATAACAGGGTTCCTTCCTGAAGAGCTACCTCTAGAGAAATTGCCTCAGGAGTACTACAAACCATGGGAAGATCTAGTCAGCGTcttgtcttctttgataCTAACCAAACGGATTAGAAATGTTGTGGATGAGAAGATGCCTCTTCTGGAGGTGGATAGGCTTGCAAATGATGCCCAATATAGACGTGCTTATTCAATTTTGACGTTCTTAGCACATGCTTATGTCTGGGGTGTAGGAGAACCTAAAGACAAACTTCCTATTCAAATCTCACAACCACTCCTCAGGGTTAGTGCTCATTTGGAGATTCCTCCAGTTTTAACCTATAGCGGGTGCGTTTTATGGAATTATAAGGAGATTTTCAAAGGGGAAGATATAAGTTTAGATAACATAGACTGCATCACAACATTTACGGGGGGTATTGATGAGAGCTGGTTTTATTTGGTTTCAGTTTATTTCGAGTACAAGGGAGCTAACTGTATTGTTCAAGGCCTGGAAGCATTGAAAAGCGCCAGAAATGGAGAAATAGAAAAAGTTACTGCTCATTTGCAGCAAATGGCTGATGCTATTGATGAGTTAGGATCCGTTATGATGCAAATGGAGGACATGTGTGATCCACATATCTTCTACTTCCGTATCCGTCCCTATCTTGCTGGCTGGAAAAACATGACAGATGCGGGCTTACCGAACGGTGTAATATATGGAGATGAAAAACTTCCTCGGGCATACTCTGGAGGATCTAACGCTCAAAGTTCCTTGATTCAAGCACTGGATTTGCTATTGAATGTGGAGCATCATGCCACAGgtgaaaatgaaaaagttggaaggcCTGGCAACTCATTCATCAACGAAATGAGGGAGTATATGCCCGGCAAACACCGCCGATTCCTGGAACACCTTTCCAAGGTTAATAGTATTCATGACTACGTGCGTTCTAACTCTGATAATGAAGAACTAGTCTTATCATACGATGCTTGTTTGGCAATGTTGAAATCATTCAGAGATAAGCATATTCAAATTGTCACTAGATACATTATTCTTCAAGCTCAGAAGTCCCGGAATCTTGGATCCACCTCTACTAAGACTGTAAGGTCAGGCCTTGCTAAAAAATCCTCCTCCCAACAGGAGCGGGGCACAGGGGGGACTGCACTCCTCCCCTTTCTTAAACAATGCAGAGATGAGACTGGTAGCACTGCTGCGTCTTCCTGGGGTAAAAGAATGCTCATTGACGGAATGCTGCAATTAAAGATTAAACCTGTAGCTGCTGATACTATCCAAGATGATAATAACATTGTTGGTTTGGCTGGATCTTGGAACAACGATAATAATCAGAAAAAAGGACATTGGTAG